Proteins encoded by one window of Bactrocera oleae isolate idBacOlea1 chromosome 4, idBacOlea1, whole genome shotgun sequence:
- the LOC138856883 gene encoding zinc finger MYM-type protein 1-like, with product MKFLNQTASGSTEPSEAIASTSTQQTSEIPLENAPDALNTESERQLDVELGSSSSQSKFDAETLVLSSSSQEEQIDIDSSIRSDDASATVQQVLVNSDPGLWTFPITDTQRRDIVRSGPTQQLNSGDEYYPKGDDNRHFSNFYFSRKLKIGETQHRRWLVYSNSQNKVYCFPCRLFSNSQTQVVQGGCCDWKHLSRHENNKEHMAHMFQWLNLEKGINQGKTIDQENERGHRESLKTGDGIKNSGNFIDLFKLISKFDPTLREHMKRISDKQLSHYYLSHDIQNELIILMSKTVAKDIIRKVKEAKYYSFLLDCTRDCSRVEQMSVILRFCDTSTGTIVKHFMGFLAVTQTTGEYLTNAILQHLEKYDLNIQDCRGQGYDNGANMREQILKHCNDLHNVLRVGESSDFQPFELYEELNTMIPNLPNFIKDVKQLLSYITENSLKEIYPNIYIVIRILLTIPVSTASAERSFSKLKLIKNK from the exons ATGAAGTTCCTCAACCAAACTGCATCTGGTAGTACAGAACCTTCTGAAGCGATAGCTTCAACTTCTACACAACAAACGTCCGAGATACCGTTGGAAAATGCTCCAGATGCACTGAATACTGAGAGCGAACGTCAGTTAGACGTAGAGCTTGGATCATCTTCTAGCCAATCAAAATTTGACGCTGAAACTCTTGTGCTGTCATCAAGCAGTCAAGAAGAACAGATTGACATAGATTCTTCAATTCGCAGCGACGACGCCAGCGCCACAGTTCAGCAAGTACTTGTTAATTCGGATCCGGGATTGTGGACGTTTCCCATAACGGATACACAGCGTCGTGACATAGTTCGAAGTGGCCCCACACAGCAATTAAATAGCGGTGATGAATATTATCCCAAAGGTGATGATAACAGACACTTTTCCAATTTCTATTTCTCGAGAAAACTAAAGATTGGTGAAACTCAACATCGTCGCTGGTTAGTTTATTCCAATTCCCAAAATAAAGTTTACTGTTTTCCATGCAGACTATTTAGCAATTCACAAACTCAGGTGGTGCAAGGAGGGTGTTGTGACTGGAAACATTTAAGTAGACATGAGAATAACAAAGAACATATGGCACATATGTTTCAATGGTTAAATTTAGAGAAAGGAATAAATCAAGGCAAAACAATAGACCAAGAAAACGAAAG AGGTCACAGAGAATCTCTCAAGACAGGTGATGGTATTAAGAATTCCGGTAatttcatagatttatttaaactGATATCAAAATTTGATCCTACTTTACGTGAACACATGAAACGCATTAGTGACAAACAACTTTCACACTATTATTTAAGTCACGATATTCAAAATGAATTGATCATATTGATGTCAAAAACAGTTGCCAAAGATATTATTCGTAAGGTTAAAGAAGCAAAGTATTATTCTTTTTTGCTCGATTGCACTAGAGATTGTAGTAGAGTTGAACAAATGTCGGTTATCTTAAGATTTTGTGATACGTCAACTGGTACAATAGTCAAACATTTTATGGGATTTCTAGCTGTTACTCAGACAACTGGAGAATATTTAACCAATGCTATACTGCAACACCTAGAAAAATATGACTTAAATATTCAAGACTGCCGTGGCCAGGGATACGACAATGGTGCAAATATG CGggagcaaatattaaaacactGTAACGATTTACATAACGTCCTGCGTGTGGGTGAGAGCAGTGACTTCCAACCATTTGAATTATATGAAGAATTAAATACAATGATCCCGAATTTACCCAACTTCATTAAAGACGTGAAACAGCTGCTGTCATACATAACAGAAAATAGCTTGAAAGAAATTTACCCAAATATTTACATTGTCATCcgaattttattaacaattccGGTAAGTACAGCCTCTGCTGAaagaagtttttcaaaattaaaattaataaaaaacaagtaa